In Pedobacter heparinus DSM 2366, the following are encoded in one genomic region:
- a CDS encoding RNA polymerase sigma factor, with translation MDRYKIFTDVELVALLKKGDKVAFAEIYDRYWDKLFSIAGHKLEQLEDAEEVVQNIFIALWNRRETLNITSTLNSYLAVSVKYRVIKMLEKQYRQKKYADSLGKECGLDDSTQEWLEFTALKASLEQLVKKLPDKCQLVYRMSREEGFSQKEIAGKLDISEKTVEAHLGKALKTIRSGLNILISMLL, from the coding sequence ATGGACCGATACAAGATTTTTACAGATGTTGAATTGGTAGCGTTATTAAAGAAGGGCGATAAAGTAGCGTTTGCAGAAATTTACGACCGTTACTGGGATAAACTTTTTAGTATAGCCGGGCATAAGCTGGAACAGTTGGAAGATGCAGAGGAAGTGGTACAGAACATCTTTATTGCTTTGTGGAACCGGCGTGAAACTTTGAACATCACCTCTACCTTGAACAGCTACCTTGCGGTATCAGTGAAGTATCGCGTAATTAAGATGCTGGAAAAGCAGTATCGTCAAAAAAAATATGCAGACAGTTTGGGAAAGGAATGTGGGCTGGATGATTCTACCCAGGAATGGCTTGAGTTTACGGCACTTAAAGCATCGTTGGAACAATTGGTAAAAAAACTTCCCGATAAATGTCAGCTGGTTTACCGGATGAGCAGGGAAGAGGGCTTTAGCCAGAAAGAAATTGCCGGAAAACTGGATATTTCTGAAAAAACAGTGGAAGCTCATTTAGGTAAAGCTTTAAAAACAATCAGATCAGGTTTGAACATTTTGATATCAATGCTTTTGTAA
- a CDS encoding S9 family peptidase, which yields MKRLILLIYLLAVASGSFAQQQQQLSMQDAMSNARTTLAPENLSQLQFIYGTEDYVYAKRIGNSPVWLSGNAKSKEDQPFLTLTQLNQKLRNAKKDTLKMMPVIQFNQGPEWILNLNGSKVAINPVKNTVDVLVDQSLMAKTNAEESKAGYVAYLDNFNLFVAKDGDRKQVTTDGNSDIVYASSVHREEFGISKGTFWSNNGKVLAFYRMDQRMVTDYPIIDWTSRPAHNVNIKYPMAGDKSHHVTVGVYHAETKAVVYLKTGEPAEQYLTNIAWSPDDKYVYIAVLNRGQNHMKLNQYDAATGDFVKTLFEEKDDKYVEPLVPMLFLKNDPSKFIWQSNRDGWNHLYLYDLKGRVVKQLTRGAWEVLEVKGFDAKGERLFYVSTEESPVTRNLYVLNVKSGQSRRLTSAFAVHNTQVSISGNTVIDVYSTPDVPRVIQLVETPGSKAKLLLKSANPLSAYATENSSIFTIKSKSGEDLYMNLYKPVNYDAGKKYPVVVYWYGGPHAQLITNSWNAGAGDYWSRYMAQRGYVVLTVDVRGSDNRGRAFEQSMFRRAGEVQMEDMMSAVDYLKAQPYVDAANMGLFGWSFGGFATTDFMLTHPGVFKAAVAGGPVINWAFYEIMYTERYMDTPQENPEGYAATYLSNRVDQLKGKLLLIHGLQDPVVVQQHSVDFVKHAVDKGVQVDYMIYPGHEHNVLGKDRVQLYQKVTDYFELYLKGGK from the coding sequence ATGAAAAGACTGATTTTACTGATCTATCTGTTGGCTGTAGCATCTGGTAGTTTTGCACAGCAGCAGCAGCAATTGAGCATGCAGGATGCGATGAGCAATGCCCGGACAACGCTGGCACCCGAAAACTTATCCCAACTTCAATTTATTTATGGAACAGAGGATTATGTATATGCCAAACGTATCGGCAATAGTCCGGTTTGGTTAAGTGGCAATGCCAAATCAAAGGAAGACCAGCCTTTTCTGACCTTAACACAATTAAACCAGAAATTAAGGAACGCGAAGAAGGATACTTTGAAGATGATGCCCGTGATCCAGTTTAACCAGGGGCCGGAATGGATTTTAAACCTTAACGGTAGTAAAGTAGCGATCAACCCGGTTAAAAATACGGTAGATGTATTGGTAGACCAGTCGTTAATGGCAAAAACAAACGCAGAGGAAAGCAAGGCCGGTTATGTGGCTTATCTGGATAATTTCAACTTGTTTGTTGCTAAAGACGGGGATCGGAAACAGGTTACTACTGATGGTAACAGTGATATTGTTTACGCTTCTTCGGTACACAGGGAAGAGTTCGGGATCAGTAAAGGAACTTTCTGGAGTAATAATGGTAAGGTGCTTGCTTTCTACAGAATGGACCAGCGAATGGTTACAGATTATCCGATCATCGACTGGACCAGCCGGCCTGCTCACAATGTAAACATCAAATATCCTATGGCGGGTGACAAGAGCCATCATGTTACTGTGGGGGTGTATCATGCAGAAACTAAAGCTGTAGTGTATTTGAAAACCGGCGAGCCGGCAGAGCAGTATTTAACAAATATTGCCTGGAGTCCGGATGATAAATATGTTTATATAGCGGTATTGAACCGTGGACAAAATCACATGAAGCTAAACCAGTACGACGCGGCTACAGGCGATTTTGTGAAAACCTTATTTGAAGAGAAAGATGATAAATATGTAGAGCCACTGGTGCCGATGTTATTCCTGAAAAATGATCCTTCAAAATTTATATGGCAAAGCAACAGGGATGGCTGGAACCATTTATACCTGTACGATTTAAAAGGCAGGGTGGTAAAACAACTAACCAGGGGGGCATGGGAAGTGCTGGAGGTAAAAGGTTTTGATGCTAAAGGTGAGCGGCTGTTTTACGTTTCAACGGAAGAGTCGCCGGTAACCAGGAATTTATATGTATTAAATGTGAAATCTGGTCAGTCGCGCAGGCTTACATCTGCTTTTGCGGTACACAATACGCAGGTAAGCATTTCCGGAAATACTGTAATTGATGTTTACAGTACACCTGATGTGCCCAGGGTGATCCAGCTTGTAGAAACACCTGGTTCAAAAGCTAAGTTATTGTTGAAGTCTGCAAACCCCTTGTCGGCTTATGCTACAGAAAACTCATCGATATTTACCATTAAAAGTAAATCGGGTGAGGACTTGTATATGAACCTGTACAAGCCGGTAAATTATGATGCCGGTAAAAAATATCCTGTAGTGGTTTACTGGTATGGCGGTCCGCATGCACAGCTGATCACCAACAGCTGGAATGCCGGTGCAGGCGATTACTGGTCGCGGTATATGGCGCAACGGGGTTATGTAGTGCTTACGGTTGATGTAAGGGGTAGCGACAACAGGGGCAGGGCCTTTGAACAATCTATGTTCCGCAGGGCAGGTGAGGTACAGATGGAAGATATGATGAGTGCCGTGGATTATCTGAAAGCTCAGCCTTATGTAGATGCAGCCAACATGGGCTTATTTGGCTGGAGCTTTGGTGGCTTTGCCACTACAGATTTTATGCTGACCCACCCGGGTGTGTTTAAAGCTGCCGTAGCTGGCGGGCCGGTAATAAACTGGGCCTTTTATGAGATCATGTATACCGAACGTTATATGGATACCCCACAGGAAAACCCTGAAGGTTATGCCGCGACTTACCTGAGTAACCGTGTTGATCAGCTGAAAGGAAAGTTATTGCTTATCCATGGATTACAGGATCCGGTTGTAGTACAGCAGCATTCGGTCGATTTTGTGAAACATGCGGTTGATAAAGGTGTACAGGTAGATTACATGATCTATCCTGGTCATGAGCACAATGTATTGGGTAAAGACCGGGTGCAGCTGTATCAGAAAGTAACGGATTATTTTGAACTGTACCTGAAAGGGGGAAAATAA
- a CDS encoding gamma-glutamyl-gamma-aminobutyrate hydrolase family protein translates to MKKKIGISYTETNFQNYWNWFTPEDLGGELELLELSFEKNNRDDIEKCDGFVLTGGIDVLPAIYGGAEAYPYRPDEFLPERDEFERLIYNYSQEAKIPVLAICRGMQYINIMEGGKVFEDNGEKLNRLHKKGTEDKVHEVIVNTHSLLYAVTGEKRGLVNSAHHQAVRPDKLGNNLMVSAYADTEDPIIEGLEFKDKTGKAFMIGLQWHPERMKEKESNPFSQKIKEEFVKEVKKHTR, encoded by the coding sequence ATGAAGAAAAAAATAGGCATAAGTTACACGGAAACCAATTTTCAGAACTACTGGAACTGGTTTACACCAGAGGATCTGGGAGGAGAGCTGGAACTGTTAGAACTTTCATTTGAAAAGAACAACAGGGACGACATTGAAAAATGTGATGGCTTTGTGCTTACCGGTGGTATTGATGTACTACCAGCTATATACGGCGGGGCAGAAGCATATCCCTACCGCCCCGACGAGTTTTTACCGGAAAGGGATGAATTTGAACGGTTGATCTACAACTATTCGCAGGAGGCAAAAATTCCGGTATTGGCCATTTGCAGGGGCATGCAGTACATCAATATCATGGAAGGCGGAAAAGTTTTTGAAGACAATGGCGAAAAGCTGAACCGCTTACATAAAAAGGGAACGGAGGATAAGGTGCATGAGGTAATTGTGAATACCCATAGTTTGCTTTATGCGGTAACTGGCGAAAAAAGGGGGCTGGTAAACAGTGCGCACCACCAGGCGGTAAGGCCCGATAAACTGGGCAATAACCTGATGGTTAGTGCTTATGCGGATACCGAGGACCCGATTATTGAAGGCTTGGAATTTAAGGATAAAACGGGCAAGGCCTTCATGATAGGCCTGCAGTGGCATCCGGAAAGGATGAAAGAAAAGGAATCGAATCCCTTCTCCCAGAAAATTAAGGAAGAGTTTGTTAAGGAAGTGAAAAAACATACACGATGA
- the mnmD gene encoding tRNA (5-methylaminomethyl-2-thiouridine)(34)-methyltransferase MnmD, with the protein MNRITLTADGSNTLYNETIGEHYHSKHGALQESKHVFIDAGLQHALSCFPGQEIKVLEIGFGTGLNFLLSAAWCEKHQTALKYISLEAFPLTIEELESTGYDQYVPENIWNGLTGNYGKAFQQAVNLGADQQLRIVHTYLHRYETDRRFDLLYYDAFSVQHQPEMWTDEVIAHACSFLRPGGIFVTYAITGKLKRALKAIGFSIEKLPGAPGKREMLRATKGGFGC; encoded by the coding sequence ATGAACAGAATTACCTTAACTGCCGATGGCTCAAATACGCTGTACAATGAAACCATTGGCGAACATTACCATTCCAAACACGGTGCCCTGCAGGAAAGCAAACACGTATTTATTGATGCCGGCCTACAACATGCCCTCAGCTGTTTTCCCGGCCAGGAAATCAAGGTGCTGGAAATTGGTTTTGGCACAGGGTTAAACTTTTTGCTGAGTGCCGCCTGGTGTGAAAAACATCAAACCGCGCTTAAATACATTTCACTGGAGGCTTTTCCGCTCACGATAGAAGAACTGGAATCAACAGGTTACGATCAGTACGTACCCGAAAATATATGGAATGGCCTGACCGGCAACTACGGAAAAGCCTTTCAGCAAGCTGTAAACCTTGGTGCAGATCAGCAGCTCAGGATTGTGCATACCTACCTTCACCGCTATGAAACGGACCGTCGGTTTGACCTGCTCTATTACGATGCTTTTTCAGTACAGCACCAGCCTGAAATGTGGACAGATGAGGTGATTGCCCATGCCTGCAGTTTTTTAAGGCCAGGCGGTATTTTTGTTACTTATGCCATTACCGGTAAGCTTAAACGTGCCCTGAAGGCCATTGGGTTCAGCATAGAAAAACTGCCCGGCGCTCCCGGAAAAAGAGAGATGTTAAGGGCAACAAAAGGCGGGTTCGGTTGTTAA
- a CDS encoding DMT family transporter, with product MKNIFIGLLFAMLWASASVATKFGILSSPPLILGNLRFFIAGFVLLGFCYLISRDKQYRLPTYTEWRQLAIFGFLNTTVYLGLYVYAMKYTAAGIGSLSTSTNPLLIVLLSSWLMGRRPAKAEIISIIIGMLGIALATYPLLKNSNTTISGVAILMLSMVAVSFASVYYARIQWTLPNLLINGWQVTLGGLFLLPFTLAFSDFSALNFDHRFISSVLWLSLSVSVAGLICWFYLLKIDTVKASLWLFLCPLFGFFYAWWLLNEPITLYTVFGTCLVIVGLYIGQRKKLKA from the coding sequence GTGAAGAACATCTTTATCGGTTTACTTTTTGCCATGCTGTGGGCATCAGCATCTGTAGCAACTAAATTCGGCATATTGTCATCGCCCCCTTTAATCCTGGGCAACCTGCGTTTTTTTATCGCAGGTTTTGTGCTGCTGGGCTTTTGTTACCTGATCAGCAGGGACAAGCAATACCGCCTGCCTACGTATACCGAATGGCGTCAGCTGGCCATATTTGGCTTTCTGAACACAACAGTATACCTTGGTTTGTATGTATACGCCATGAAATATACTGCAGCAGGCATCGGCAGTTTGTCTACCTCTACCAATCCCTTGCTCATTGTGCTGCTTTCTTCCTGGTTGATGGGCCGCAGGCCGGCAAAGGCAGAAATCATCAGCATCATCATTGGCATGCTGGGCATTGCACTGGCTACCTATCCCCTGCTTAAAAACAGCAATACTACCATTTCAGGTGTAGCCATACTCATGTTAAGCATGGTTGCCGTTTCCTTTGCCAGTGTTTATTATGCAAGGATACAATGGACCTTACCCAACCTGCTGATCAATGGCTGGCAGGTAACCCTGGGTGGATTATTCCTTTTACCCTTTACCCTGGCATTTAGCGATTTCTCTGCTTTAAATTTCGACCACAGGTTCATCTCTTCTGTATTGTGGCTTAGCCTTTCCGTATCTGTAGCCGGCCTCATCTGCTGGTTCTACCTCTTAAAAATAGATACCGTAAAAGCTTCCCTGTGGCTGTTCCTGTGTCCGCTTTTCGGTTTCTTTTATGCCTGGTGGCTGCTCAATGAACCCATTACACTGTATACAGTTTTCGGAACCTGCCTGGTTATCGTTGGCTTATATATTGGTCAGCGCAAAAAGCTGAAAGCTTAA
- a CDS encoding FecR family protein: MNHSDENDHYPELAARWLDGSISEQQRHTFNAWYNRDQDQPLIIPASFAADAEIHRARIYQKVLMGMEDKNTPAPVKFWIKLGIAASICILFSVVLYFYMHQSRVFDLDQLARQYGYGSNVAVLTDQNGKQHLLEGSVFNMSEGKSSLTSGNGFARIATPRGSRYQIQLEDGTQVWLGAASSITYPVTFRGQTRTVRLSGEAYFEVAHQAKKPFQVKMMSDKHQLDLTVIGTKFNVNAYPEDQEVQTRVFEGSVKLSSGRYTAVLTKGEKVVFKNGMLQPKVQHLEEDWMRSGTLHFDNDNMKQVMRMLAREYNVELVYNGRGGKRMYLTGEISRKNPLKKVLHLIELATDYQFLLEDGRVTVFEPHKTPY; this comes from the coding sequence ATGAACCATTCAGATGAAAATGACCATTATCCTGAACTTGCAGCCAGATGGCTTGATGGAAGTATAAGTGAGCAGCAAAGGCATACGTTTAATGCCTGGTATAACAGGGATCAGGATCAGCCGCTTATTATTCCGGCTTCTTTTGCCGCCGATGCGGAAATCCACAGGGCACGCATCTACCAAAAAGTCCTGATGGGCATGGAAGATAAAAATACACCTGCGCCGGTAAAGTTTTGGATTAAGCTGGGCATTGCGGCATCAATTTGCATTTTGTTTTCGGTTGTCCTGTATTTTTATATGCACCAGTCTCGGGTATTTGACCTGGACCAATTGGCCAGACAATATGGTTATGGCAGCAATGTAGCTGTTTTAACAGATCAGAATGGGAAACAGCACCTGCTGGAAGGTTCTGTTTTCAATATGTCCGAAGGGAAGAGCAGCCTGACCTCCGGAAATGGCTTTGCCAGAATTGCAACACCCCGGGGATCACGTTATCAGATACAGCTGGAGGACGGGACGCAAGTTTGGCTGGGGGCCGCCAGTTCCATTACTTATCCTGTTACATTTAGGGGCCAGACCAGGACCGTCCGGCTTTCGGGAGAAGCTTATTTTGAAGTTGCACATCAGGCAAAAAAGCCTTTTCAGGTTAAAATGATGTCCGATAAACATCAACTTGATCTCACCGTAATCGGAACCAAATTTAATGTAAATGCTTATCCGGAAGATCAGGAAGTACAAACACGTGTTTTTGAAGGTTCGGTAAAACTGAGTTCGGGTAGGTATACCGCTGTTTTAACAAAAGGGGAAAAAGTAGTTTTTAAGAATGGGATGCTGCAGCCTAAGGTACAGCACCTTGAGGAAGACTGGATGCGGTCTGGAACGTTGCATTTTGATAACGATAATATGAAACAGGTGATGCGTATGCTGGCGAGGGAATATAATGTAGAACTGGTGTATAATGGCAGGGGAGGGAAGAGGATGTATCTGACAGGTGAGATTAGCCGGAAAAATCCACTGAAAAAGGTTTTGCATCTTATTGAACTGGCAACTGATTATCAGTTTTTGCTTGAAGACGGGCGTGTAACAGTTTTTGAACCCCATAAAACCCCTTACTGA
- a CDS encoding M13 family metallopeptidase, producing the protein MKFLSLKTCFTVLGIAAISYSAHAQSATKFIDPANMDRSVKPGDDFYRYANGTWIKNNPVPAKETRWGSFNALRDFNINAVKGLVEDAAASKSAQPGSVVKRVGDFYTAAMDSLTIEKLGYAPIKAELAKIRQLKNISGVLDQTAYLRVNGIAAPMFSFGVGQDRKNVNKYLPQLGQGGTTLPDRDYYLKDDSRSVKIREAYNTYLTTLFKLTGSTAAEATKKAAVVMAIEKQFAEAQMSRLEMRDPYKTYNKFTLTDFNKTTPRISWPQLFSKLLVNGQDTVLVSSPKFFVSLNDMLESVPLNEWKTYLEWNVLKSAAANLSSPFVNATFAFNQAQTGQKVQTPRWQRMSQLTDGTIGDLVGQLYVARYFKPDAKVRMDELIANLRKAFEIRIKNLDWMSEVTKQKALEKLHAFVPKIGYPSKWRTYQGLVISPNAYLQNLRNAGTWAYKEMVSQLGKPVDRTRFGMTPPTVNAYYSPTMNEIVFPAGILQFPFFDPNADDAVNYGGIGAVIGHEMSHGFDDSGSQYDKDGNLRNWWTAEDREKFNAKTKQLGEQFDGYKVLDTIPVNGKFTMGENIGDLGGLNAAYEAFKMTRQGQSDEKIDGFTPDQRFFLSWAQVWRGNILPEIAAQMIKTDPHSPGPYRTIGAPVNMDAWYSAFDVQPGDKLYKKPEERIRLW; encoded by the coding sequence ATGAAATTTTTATCACTCAAAACTTGTTTTACCGTTTTGGGAATTGCTGCTATCAGCTATTCTGCCCATGCACAATCTGCCACAAAATTTATCGACCCTGCAAATATGGATCGCTCCGTAAAACCCGGAGATGATTTTTACCGGTATGCGAATGGCACCTGGATCAAAAACAATCCAGTCCCTGCTAAAGAAACCCGATGGGGCAGCTTTAATGCCTTAAGGGATTTCAACATCAATGCCGTAAAAGGCCTGGTAGAAGATGCCGCCGCCAGCAAATCGGCCCAGCCAGGCTCGGTAGTCAAAAGGGTGGGCGATTTCTATACTGCAGCAATGGATAGCCTGACCATCGAAAAGCTGGGCTATGCCCCCATCAAAGCAGAACTGGCAAAGATCAGGCAGCTCAAAAATATAAGCGGGGTACTTGACCAGACCGCTTACCTGCGTGTAAATGGCATTGCCGCTCCTATGTTCAGCTTTGGTGTTGGCCAGGACCGCAAAAATGTAAACAAATACCTTCCACAGCTGGGCCAGGGTGGGACCACCCTGCCCGACCGCGATTATTACCTGAAAGATGACAGCAGAAGTGTAAAGATCCGCGAAGCTTATAACACCTATCTGACTACCCTGTTTAAATTAACGGGAAGCACTGCGGCCGAGGCTACCAAAAAAGCAGCAGTGGTAATGGCGATAGAAAAGCAGTTTGCTGAAGCGCAGATGAGCAGACTGGAAATGCGTGACCCTTATAAAACCTATAATAAGTTTACGCTGACTGATTTTAACAAAACTACACCCAGGATCAGCTGGCCCCAGCTGTTCAGCAAACTTCTGGTAAACGGACAGGATACAGTACTTGTTTCCTCTCCAAAGTTTTTTGTCAGCCTGAATGACATGCTGGAAAGTGTCCCGCTGAACGAATGGAAAACCTATCTGGAATGGAACGTACTGAAAAGTGCCGCAGCCAACCTGAGCAGCCCCTTTGTAAATGCAACGTTTGCCTTTAACCAGGCGCAAACCGGACAAAAAGTACAAACCCCACGCTGGCAAAGGATGTCGCAGCTCACAGATGGTACCATCGGAGATCTGGTAGGACAGCTGTATGTAGCCAGGTACTTTAAGCCCGATGCCAAAGTGAGGATGGACGAGCTGATCGCCAACCTGAGAAAAGCTTTCGAGATCAGGATCAAAAACCTGGACTGGATGAGCGAAGTGACCAAACAAAAGGCCCTGGAAAAACTGCATGCTTTTGTACCTAAAATAGGCTACCCTTCAAAATGGAGAACTTATCAGGGACTGGTCATCAGCCCTAATGCCTATCTGCAGAACCTGCGGAATGCCGGCACCTGGGCTTATAAGGAAATGGTTAGCCAATTGGGTAAACCGGTAGACCGTACCCGATTTGGGATGACCCCACCCACAGTGAATGCCTATTACAGCCCTACCATGAACGAGATCGTATTTCCGGCCGGGATCTTGCAGTTCCCTTTCTTTGATCCAAATGCCGATGATGCCGTAAATTATGGCGGCATTGGTGCCGTTATCGGTCACGAAATGTCGCATGGTTTTGACGATAGTGGTAGCCAGTACGATAAAGATGGCAACCTGCGCAACTGGTGGACTGCCGAAGACCGTGAAAAATTCAATGCTAAGACCAAACAACTGGGCGAACAGTTTGATGGCTACAAAGTGCTGGACACCATCCCTGTGAACGGCAAGTTTACAATGGGCGAAAACATAGGCGACCTGGGTGGCTTAAACGCAGCTTATGAAGCGTTTAAAATGACCAGGCAAGGCCAGTCTGACGAAAAAATTGATGGTTTTACACCAGACCAGCGTTTCTTCCTTTCCTGGGCACAGGTATGGAGAGGCAATATCTTACCCGAAATAGCTGCACAGATGATCAAAACAGATCCGCATTCCCCGGGCCCGTACAGAACCATTGGTGCCCCTGTAAATATGGATGCCTGGTACAGCGCATTTGATGTGCAGCCAGGGGATAAACTCTATAAAAAACCGGAAGAGCGGATCAGGTTGTGGTAA
- a CDS encoding aldehyde dehydrogenase family protein produces the protein MNIVNPATEEIIASVKEDDSKSLAHKRNLLKVGQKNWAARSLAERLRIITQFYNLLDAEKERLAAMLTSEVGKPLQQSRNEINGAGTRIKWMLDHGAKYLSDELVTDTPELKEYISYNPLGIVCNISAWNYPYLVGVNVFIPALMAGNAVLYKPSEYATLTGLEIEKLLRQAGVPDDVFKVAIGAKETGEHLLDMNFDGYFFTGSYRTGKHIYERVAPKMVPCQLELGGKDPLYVAGDVKDVAAVAVATADGAFYNNGQSCCSVERIYVHEKVYDDYLAAFVKEVESWKTGLPDEEGVYIGALTRKEQLKVLELQVKDALQYGAVLLSGGKRKGEKGNYFEPTVLTNVTNQMKVMQEESFGPIIGIMKVNDDAEALYLMQDTAYGLTASVYSDSWERAENILSQIDSGTGYWNCCDRVSAALPWSGRRHSGIGATLSHQGIRAFTRPRAWHLKR, from the coding sequence ATGAACATTGTAAACCCTGCTACAGAAGAAATTATTGCAAGCGTAAAAGAAGATGACAGTAAATCGCTTGCCCATAAGCGCAACCTGCTTAAAGTAGGGCAAAAAAACTGGGCAGCCAGAAGTTTAGCAGAACGTCTGAGGATAATTACGCAGTTTTATAATTTGCTGGATGCAGAAAAAGAGAGGCTTGCAGCGATGCTTACTTCGGAAGTGGGTAAACCTTTGCAGCAGTCGCGCAATGAAATTAACGGGGCCGGAACAAGGATCAAATGGATGCTGGACCATGGGGCAAAGTACCTGTCGGACGAGCTGGTAACCGATACGCCGGAGCTGAAAGAATACATTTCGTACAATCCGCTGGGCATTGTCTGTAACATTTCGGCCTGGAATTACCCTTACCTGGTGGGGGTAAATGTTTTTATCCCGGCCTTAATGGCGGGCAATGCTGTGCTGTATAAACCATCCGAATATGCCACTTTAACAGGATTGGAAATAGAAAAACTGCTGAGGCAGGCAGGTGTACCCGATGATGTGTTTAAAGTTGCGATTGGGGCCAAAGAAACCGGCGAACATTTGCTGGACATGAACTTTGACGGGTATTTTTTTACCGGATCTTACCGTACCGGAAAGCATATTTATGAGCGTGTGGCACCCAAAATGGTTCCCTGCCAGCTGGAACTTGGAGGTAAAGACCCACTGTATGTGGCAGGGGATGTAAAGGATGTTGCAGCGGTAGCTGTGGCGACGGCCGATGGGGCTTTTTACAATAACGGACAAAGTTGCTGCTCGGTAGAGCGTATTTATGTGCATGAAAAAGTGTATGACGATTACCTGGCTGCTTTTGTAAAAGAAGTAGAATCGTGGAAAACAGGACTGCCTGACGAAGAAGGGGTGTACATTGGGGCGCTGACCAGGAAGGAGCAGCTTAAGGTACTGGAACTGCAGGTTAAAGATGCGCTGCAATATGGTGCGGTATTGCTGAGCGGAGGTAAAAGAAAGGGAGAAAAAGGCAATTATTTTGAGCCTACGGTATTGACCAATGTGACCAACCAGATGAAGGTGATGCAGGAAGAAAGTTTTGGCCCCATCATTGGTATCATGAAAGTAAATGATGATGCAGAAGCACTTTATCTGATGCAGGATACAGCTTACGGACTAACGGCATCAGTTTATTCTGACAGCTGGGAAAGGGCGGAAAATATTCTTTCACAGATAGACTCGGGCACGGGGTACTGGAATTGCTGCGACCGGGTAAGTGCTGCACTGCCATGGAGTGGCAGGCGGCACTCAGGAATTGGCGCAACCCTTTCCCATCAGGGCATAAGGGCTTTTACCAGGCCGAGGGCCTGGCATTTAAAGCGCTGA
- a CDS encoding aldo/keto reductase, producing MKKRQLGQSDLQVYPITFGGNVFGWTIDEQQSFEILDGFTAAGFNFIDTADSYSHWVPGNKGGESETIIGNWMAQRKNREQVILATKVGSIPGSDKKSLAKDYILKSVDASLKRLKTDYIDLYQSHYDDPETPIEDTLEVYDRLIRAGKVRWIGASNFSAVRLRTALETADRLGLPRYQSFQPEYNLYQREAYEKELEQVVVDHQLGVINYYALASGFLTGKYRSEADLDKSKRGAGIKKYLNDRGFKILKALDQVAEQYNANPASIALAWLLARPSVTAPIASVTSLAQLEDLVKAATLKLNVEDIAILDEASDWQ from the coding sequence ATGAAGAAAAGACAATTAGGCCAGTCAGACCTGCAGGTTTATCCCATCACCTTTGGTGGAAACGTATTCGGCTGGACCATAGATGAGCAGCAATCCTTCGAAATCCTGGACGGGTTTACCGCAGCCGGGTTCAATTTTATTGATACGGCCGACTCCTATTCGCATTGGGTACCCGGAAATAAAGGTGGTGAATCTGAAACCATCATCGGCAACTGGATGGCACAGAGAAAAAACCGGGAGCAGGTAATCCTGGCCACCAAAGTAGGTTCTATACCAGGTTCAGATAAAAAAAGCCTGGCCAAAGATTATATCCTTAAATCTGTTGATGCGTCTTTAAAAAGATTGAAAACCGATTATATCGATTTGTACCAGTCGCATTATGACGACCCGGAAACACCAATTGAAGATACACTTGAAGTATATGACCGCCTGATCAGGGCCGGAAAGGTACGCTGGATAGGTGCCTCCAATTTTTCGGCGGTACGCCTGCGCACTGCACTGGAAACTGCCGACAGGCTGGGCCTGCCCAGGTACCAGAGTTTTCAGCCCGAATATAACCTTTACCAGCGCGAGGCTTATGAAAAAGAGCTGGAACAGGTAGTGGTAGACCATCAGCTGGGCGTAATCAATTATTATGCACTCGCCAGTGGCTTTTTAACCGGAAAATACCGGTCTGAAGCTGATCTGGACAAAAGCAAGCGTGGCGCCGGCATTAAAAAATATCTTAACGACCGGGGCTTTAAAATATTAAAGGCATTGGACCAGGTTGCCGAACAGTACAATGCCAATCCGGCCAGTATAGCCCTGGCCTGGCTGCTGGCAAGGCCATCCGTTACTGCACCTATTGCCAGTGTAACCAGCCTGGCGCAGCTGGAAGACCTGGTTAAAGCCGCCACATTGAAATTAAATGTGGAAGACATAGCGATACTTGACGAGGCCAGCGACTGGCAGTAA